A segment of the Brevibacterium zhoupengii genome:
CAGTGTGGAGGATTACTGGGCAGACTCGTCAGTTCTCCACAAACTGTGGAAAACTATGTGGAAGTCATACACAGGTGTGGACCGTGCCAAGAACAAACGACGAAAACGGAGGAAGATTGACGGTGTCGAATTCCAAGAATGAGCTCATCAGCCAATGGCGGACGGTGGTCTCGACCCTGGATCAGGACCCCAGTCTGACCGCCCACCAAAGGGGCTTCCTCTCTCTTGCATTGCCCAAGGCTCTCGTCGACAATGCACTGGTCCTTCTGGCCGTCCGTGACGAACACACGCGCAGAACCATTGAGACTCGCCTCCTCGGTCCTCTGACCAGAGAGTTCTCCCATGTTCTCGGCTTTGAGGTGACTTTCGGGTTCGTCGTCGACCCGGAACTCGATGTACCGATCCGGTTCGAAGATCTCATCGGAGAACCCACACCGGGATCACCGATCGAGATCGATCCGGAGACATCCACCTCGGCGATGGAATCCACGGGATCTCCTCACTATGCGCCGACGCAGGCCCCGGCGCCCGAGCCTCAGATCCCTTCTCCCTATAACCGCGCACCTCACCCGCAGCCGCAGTCACCCAGGTACGAAGACGCCGGGCCGGCGCCCAGCAATGGGGCACCTGTGGAAAGAACGACGCGAGAGATGAAGATCGCCGAGGCGACCGCCGCCCAGTCGACTCCGCCGGTCGAGGTTCCCGGAGTCGCCCAGCTCAACCCGAAGTACACCTTCGACACCTTCGTCATCGGCGCATCCAACCGCTTCGCGCATGCCGCTGCCTTCGCTGTGGCCGAGGCACCGGCCAAGGCCTACAACCCACTATTCATCTACGGCGATTCGGGCTTGGGAAAAACGCACCTCCTGCACGCGATCGGCTACTACGCAACACAGCTGTTCCCCGAGATCCGCGTGAAATACGTCTCGAGCGAAGAATTCGTCAACGACTTCATCAACACCATCGGTTCGTCGAAGACTTCGAACTCGCTGCGTCCCGCGTTCCAGCGTCGCTACCGCGAGGTCGACATTCTGATGATCGATGACATCCAGTTTCTGCAGGGCAAGGATGCAACGGTCGAAGAGTTCTTCCACACATTCAATGCGCTGCACAATGAGGTCAAACAGGTAGTCATCACCTCGGACCAGCCGCCGAAGATGCTCAAGGGATTCGAGGAGCGGCTGCGCTCACGCTTCGAATGGGGTCTCCTCACCGACGTGCAGCCTCCGGACATGGAGACGCGCTTCGCCATTCTGCGTCGCAAGGCCGCCGGCGAGCAGCTCGACGTTCCCAACGACGTCTTGGAATACATCGCTTCACGGATCTCGTCGAACATCCGGGAGCTCGAGGGCGCACTCATCCGCGTGACTGCCTTCGCCAATCTCAATGACCAGCAGGTCGATGTCAGCCTGGCCGAGACGGTGCTCAAGGACTTCATCACCCAGGATGACACCCCGGCCATCACCGCCGCCGACATCATGGGACAGACTGCTGCCTACTTCAGCCTCACCCTCGACGACCTCTGCGGCACCTCCCGGTCACGAACACTGACCACTGCCCGACAGATCGCCATGTACCTGTGCCGTGAACTCACGGAGCTGTCGCTGCCCAAGATCGGTCAGGCCTTCGGCGGCCGCGACCACACCACCGTGATGCATGCGAACAAGAAGATTCGAACTCAGATGGCCGAACGACGAGCGGTCTACACTCAGGTCACCGAGTTAACAAACCGCATTAAACAGCAACATCGCCTATAGATCGCGGTATACACATCTGTGGATAACCATGGGGACAAACGACGTATCCTGGGGATAGAATGGTGGATAACTTCACGAAGTGAGTGGACGGATGTGAACTACATGGATGTGCTTACCCAAGCGCCCACCGAAGCATGCGTGAGCGTACACAGGGGATCCACACCCTCGGAGATCGCTCAGCCCTTGATTACTAGGGCGTAACTGCCAGTTATCCACAAACTCCACAGGTGCTAATACTTCTACTCATTGAATGGAAGTAATAAGAGGGTGACCGCCACCGACTGCATCGGCTTGGTTGGGGAGCTCTCGAATGAGAGCTCGGAACCGATTCTCAGCACTGCCAGTTATTCGAACACACTGTCACAGTCGATTCTCGAATACGAGATCACCTGCTTCCCGGTCGCCTCGGTGTCTGTGGTCGTTCATGATGTTGGCTGCCCAATGCCGGGACGCTGATATTTCCGATAGGCTGTGTAAAGTTTTCCGAGCAACGTCAAGCCAGTGTCTTGAGTACGTCGGGTGGCCACCCCGAAGGAGTAAAGTGAACGCCGAAGCATCTCCCCTGAAGTTCAAAGTCAACCGCGATGTCCTTGCCGATGCGGTGACTTGGGCTACCAAGACCCTCCCCAGTCGTCCCTCCGCACCAGTTCTCACCGGCATCCTCATCACCGCCGAGGCTGGTGGAACAGTCCGTCTCTCGGTCTTCGACTACGAAGTCTCATCCCGAGTGGAGATCGCGGCCGACGTGGTCACAGCCGGTACGGTCCTCGTCTCCGGTCGACTCCTCGCAGACATCTCCAAAGCCCTTCCCAACCAGGAAGTCACCCTGGAGCAGATCGAT
Coding sequences within it:
- the dnaA gene encoding chromosomal replication initiator protein DnaA — encoded protein: MSNSKNELISQWRTVVSTLDQDPSLTAHQRGFLSLALPKALVDNALVLLAVRDEHTRRTIETRLLGPLTREFSHVLGFEVTFGFVVDPELDVPIRFEDLIGEPTPGSPIEIDPETSTSAMESTGSPHYAPTQAPAPEPQIPSPYNRAPHPQPQSPRYEDAGPAPSNGAPVERTTREMKIAEATAAQSTPPVEVPGVAQLNPKYTFDTFVIGASNRFAHAAAFAVAEAPAKAYNPLFIYGDSGLGKTHLLHAIGYYATQLFPEIRVKYVSSEEFVNDFINTIGSSKTSNSLRPAFQRRYREVDILMIDDIQFLQGKDATVEEFFHTFNALHNEVKQVVITSDQPPKMLKGFEERLRSRFEWGLLTDVQPPDMETRFAILRRKAAGEQLDVPNDVLEYIASRISSNIRELEGALIRVTAFANLNDQQVDVSLAETVLKDFITQDDTPAITAADIMGQTAAYFSLTLDDLCGTSRSRTLTTARQIAMYLCRELTELSLPKIGQAFGGRDHTTVMHANKKIRTQMAERRAVYTQVTELTNRIKQQHRL